The Solibacillus sp. FSL W7-1436 genome window below encodes:
- a CDS encoding PadR family transcriptional regulator translates to MEKEMMKGSIDILLLSLLAEQDRYGYEMTKQLRVLSDEAYSMNEGTLYPALKRLEQQRFVTSYWQDETSGKRRKYYAITDVGREQLKQKLSSWEQLTRLIKRTAGGLYGSR, encoded by the coding sequence GTGGAAAAGGAAATGATGAAAGGAAGTATCGATATTTTACTGCTATCCCTACTGGCAGAACAGGATCGATACGGCTATGAAATGACAAAGCAGCTTCGTGTATTGAGCGATGAAGCCTACTCAATGAATGAAGGTACGTTATATCCGGCGTTAAAGCGTTTAGAACAGCAGCGTTTTGTGACGAGTTATTGGCAAGACGAAACTTCCGGGAAACGCCGGAAATACTATGCAATTACAGATGTAGGTCGTGAACAATTAAAGCAAAAATTATCGAGTTGGGAGCAGTTGACCCGTTTAATAAAACGAACGGCAGGTGGATTGTATGGAAGTCGTTAA
- a CDS encoding VOC family protein, producing MSKGLIHHIELYVSDLKSSINFWGWFLEELGYESFQSWESGQSWKMGETYIVFVQAEERFMDVPYHRSRVGLNHLAFHASSRQEVDDMTKMLERKGVKILYTDKHPYAGGEDYYAVFFEDPDRIKVELVAP from the coding sequence TTGTCAAAAGGGCTTATTCATCATATTGAACTGTATGTTTCAGATTTAAAAAGTTCCATCAATTTTTGGGGTTGGTTTTTAGAAGAATTGGGATATGAATCTTTTCAATCGTGGGAAAGCGGACAGAGTTGGAAAATGGGAGAGACCTATATCGTTTTTGTGCAAGCAGAAGAACGGTTTATGGATGTCCCTTACCATAGAAGTCGGGTTGGTCTAAACCATTTGGCCTTCCATGCAAGCTCCCGTCAAGAAGTAGATGATATGACAAAAATGTTGGAAAGGAAAGGTGTCAAAATCCTTTATACGGATAAACATCCCTATGCAGGAGGGGAAGATTATTACGCGGTATTTTTTGAAGATCCAGATAGAATTAAGGTTGAATTGGTTGCACCATAA
- the pgeF gene encoding peptidoglycan editing factor PgeF, producing MKIKFYENNEKRVLGITLKDPSFAEDNNMALHVCKNKADIIENREQLATLLQTDLSKFVCANQTHSANFFRVEKSEIGKGATDNATAVSDTDALYTYEPNVVISSFTADCVPVLFYNEKTNVIGAVHSGWQGTIKEITLKLLQHLQQEENCNLSDLKVMIGPAISQEKFEVDADVQVKFKALGYADEFMYWNEETGKFHINNQLTVKKQCMLAGVPEENITIDYMCTYIDKDGFSHRQDRSTGRHLSFIMRKE from the coding sequence ATGAAGATAAAATTTTATGAAAATAATGAAAAACGCGTACTGGGCATAACTTTGAAAGATCCATCATTTGCCGAGGACAATAATATGGCACTCCATGTTTGCAAAAACAAAGCTGATATTATCGAAAACCGCGAACAGCTGGCCACACTGCTGCAAACAGATCTATCTAAGTTTGTATGCGCGAATCAGACACATAGCGCAAACTTCTTCCGTGTGGAAAAATCCGAAATCGGCAAAGGAGCTACCGACAACGCAACTGCTGTTTCTGACACCGATGCACTGTATACGTACGAACCGAATGTCGTGATTTCCAGCTTTACCGCAGACTGTGTACCTGTCTTATTTTACAATGAAAAAACAAATGTCATCGGCGCTGTTCATTCCGGATGGCAAGGGACGATTAAAGAAATTACATTGAAGCTGCTGCAGCATTTACAACAAGAGGAAAATTGTAATTTGAGTGATTTGAAAGTAATGATCGGGCCTGCAATCAGCCAGGAAAAATTCGAAGTGGATGCCGATGTTCAGGTAAAATTCAAAGCACTCGGCTATGCGGATGAATTTATGTATTGGAATGAAGAAACAGGCAAATTCCATATCAACAACCAGCTAACCGTGAAAAAACAGTGCATGCTAGCAGGAGTGCCTGAAGAAAATATTACGATTGACTATATGTGCACATATATTGACAAGGATGGATTCTCCCACCGCCAGGACCGCTCAACAGGCAGACATTTGAGCTTTATTATGCGGAAGGAATAG
- a CDS encoding ATPase has product MKSWQIILTGFLPYVMAVIVFIALSLPTLNQMITLGTAAALIIYVLPIYFFVVIPWYYVLYIMRKNYSKRALYLTSFVFCILQPIVFGYFMKAPVGSADFLFFVSPPFIVGIMVSTLCINWFYKENLQQTTNGRGEPIGIDD; this is encoded by the coding sequence ATGAAAAGTTGGCAAATCATTTTAACGGGTTTTTTACCTTATGTCATGGCGGTCATTGTCTTTATCGCGCTTTCATTGCCTACTTTGAATCAAATGATCACACTTGGAACTGCTGCTGCCCTTATTATTTATGTTTTGCCGATTTATTTTTTTGTCGTGATTCCATGGTATTATGTGTTGTACATTATGCGTAAAAATTACAGCAAACGGGCACTTTACTTAACAAGCTTTGTTTTTTGCATTCTGCAGCCAATCGTATTCGGATACTTTATGAAAGCACCGGTCGGCAGCGCGGATTTTTTATTTTTTGTATCACCACCGTTTATAGTTGGCATAATGGTTAGTACACTGTGTATTAACTGGTTTTATAAAGAAAATTTGCAGCAGACGACAAATGGAAGGGGAGAGCCGATTGGAATTGACGATTGA
- a CDS encoding DUF771 domain-containing protein: MELTIEWQYMTKAKQEITWRSEAIPAAHAYTLVLDMENTGRTKNIVMTDEHDSTWTLKELKKYLKSLETEPTEVEVYFDGGFNREEKLAGLGIVVYYKQNGKNYRLRTNRLAEYLTSNNEAEYAALNLAVEQLEEMGVHHQKIKIYGDSQVVINEMNGEWAVTDSVLTTWADKIDAKLQKLGIRPEYQYIDRKLNGEADQLANQALQETEIYADIDIRKSKKR; the protein is encoded by the coding sequence TTGGAATTGACGATTGAATGGCAATACATGACAAAGGCAAAGCAGGAAATCACATGGCGAAGTGAGGCAATTCCTGCAGCACATGCCTATACACTCGTACTGGATATGGAAAATACAGGACGTACAAAAAATATTGTGATGACGGATGAACATGACAGTACCTGGACATTAAAAGAGCTGAAAAAATATTTGAAATCTCTCGAAACAGAACCTACCGAAGTAGAAGTCTATTTTGATGGCGGTTTTAATAGAGAAGAAAAGCTGGCCGGTTTAGGGATAGTCGTCTATTATAAACAGAACGGAAAAAACTATCGCTTGCGGACGAACCGGCTGGCGGAGTATTTAACATCAAACAATGAAGCGGAATATGCGGCATTAAATCTTGCGGTCGAACAGCTGGAGGAAATGGGTGTTCATCACCAGAAAATAAAGATTTACGGCGATTCCCAAGTCGTCATTAATGAAATGAACGGCGAATGGGCAGTAACCGATAGTGTTCTAACAACTTGGGCGGATAAAATCGATGCAAAACTCCAGAAACTCGGGATTCGACCGGAGTATCAATATATTGACCGCAAACTAAACGGTGAAGCGGATCAGCTTGCTAATCAGGCGCTTCAGGAAACGGAAATATACGCGGATATTGATATACGAAAAAGTAAGAAAAGATAG
- a CDS encoding DNA primase has product MIRSVGTGSSSLNNQTRPRNLQQQTTAFPKIGEGQSVAREQEKLQTNEAERGPIMVGVKPKAQLKSIFDEPNDVVKLNADGDKLEVSKRAISLAKEVLYI; this is encoded by the coding sequence ATGATTCGTTCTGTTGGTACAGGGAGTTCCAGTTTAAACAACCAGACACGTCCCCGAAATTTACAGCAGCAAACTACAGCCTTCCCGAAAATCGGTGAAGGTCAAAGTGTCGCACGAGAGCAGGAAAAGCTGCAGACTAATGAGGCCGAAAGAGGACCGATAATGGTTGGGGTCAAACCGAAAGCACAGCTGAAATCCATTTTTGATGAACCGAATGATGTCGTGAAGCTGAATGCGGACGGCGACAAGCTGGAAGTCAGCAAGCGAGCGATTTCACTCGCAAAAGAAGTGCTCTATATATAA
- the aspA gene encoding aspartate ammonia-lyase: MSTRIEKDFLGTLEIPKDVYYGVQTTRALENFPITKMTMHPELIRAFAIVKKSSALANAAIGKLDPVIANAIAQASDDIISGRLHDQFVVDPIQGGAGTSMNMNANEVIANRALEILGEEKGTYSIISPNSHVNMAQSTNDAFPSAIHIATVSTLNNLILAMEMMRDSFIRKSVEFDSIVKMGRTHLQDAVPVRLGQEFGAYAAVVSRDIARIKKAQQTMLQINIGATAIGTGLNADPEYMKLAVDNIATYSGFPFIKVDNLIDGTQNTDTYAEVSSMLKIAMMNMSKICNDLRLMASGPKAGFAEIRLPERQPGSSIMPGKVNPVMPEVINQIAFQVIGNDVTISLASEAGQFELNVMEPVLVFNLLQSIEIMTNGFTVFTKYCLDHIEANEARLHDFVERSIGVITALAPHLGYERSSQIAREALHSGKSVRELCLMYNYFTLEQLDIILNPFELTQPGIAGERAFEKQQ; this comes from the coding sequence ATGAGTACACGTATTGAAAAAGACTTTTTAGGCACTTTAGAAATTCCAAAGGACGTTTATTATGGCGTTCAAACAACTCGTGCATTAGAAAATTTCCCGATTACTAAAATGACAATGCACCCTGAATTAATTCGTGCATTTGCTATCGTGAAGAAAAGTTCGGCACTTGCAAATGCTGCTATCGGCAAATTGGATCCAGTAATTGCTAATGCAATTGCCCAGGCATCAGATGATATTATTTCAGGACGATTACACGACCAGTTCGTTGTAGATCCAATTCAGGGCGGAGCAGGCACTTCAATGAATATGAATGCCAATGAAGTAATTGCAAACCGTGCACTGGAAATTTTAGGGGAAGAAAAAGGTACTTATTCAATCATTAGTCCTAACAGCCATGTCAATATGGCGCAATCAACAAATGATGCATTCCCGTCTGCAATCCACATCGCTACAGTTTCTACGTTAAATAATTTAATTTTGGCGATGGAAATGATGCGCGATAGCTTTATCAGAAAATCAGTAGAATTCGATTCAATCGTTAAAATGGGTCGTACGCATTTACAGGATGCCGTACCTGTTCGTTTAGGCCAGGAATTCGGTGCATACGCTGCCGTTGTTTCCCGTGATATTGCCCGAATCAAAAAAGCGCAGCAAACAATGCTGCAAATCAATATCGGAGCAACTGCAATCGGGACAGGCCTGAATGCGGACCCTGAATATATGAAATTGGCAGTAGATAACATCGCGACTTACAGTGGATTCCCGTTCATAAAAGTAGACAATTTAATCGATGGTACACAAAACACCGATACGTATGCTGAAGTGTCATCAATGCTGAAAATCGCCATGATGAATATGTCGAAAATCTGTAATGACTTACGTTTAATGGCATCAGGTCCAAAAGCAGGATTTGCAGAAATTCGCTTACCGGAACGTCAACCAGGTTCTTCAATTATGCCGGGTAAAGTAAACCCGGTTATGCCGGAAGTCATCAACCAAATTGCTTTCCAAGTAATCGGTAACGATGTAACAATTTCACTCGCTTCAGAAGCAGGACAATTTGAGCTGAATGTAATGGAACCAGTTCTAGTATTTAATCTGCTTCAGTCGATTGAAATTATGACAAATGGCTTTACAGTATTTACAAAATACTGTCTGGATCATATTGAAGCAAATGAAGCGCGTCTGCATGATTTTGTAGAGCGTTCAATCGGTGTTATTACAGCACTTGCGCCACACCTAGGCTATGAACGTTCAAGCCAAATTGCACGTGAAGCACTGCATAGCGGTAAATCCGTACGCGAACTTTGCTTAATGTACAACTATTTCACGCTTGAGCAGCTGGATATTATTTTAAATCCATTCGAATTAACGCAACCAGGTATTGCTGGCGAACGTGCATTTGAAAAACAACAATAA
- a CDS encoding dehydrogenase yields the protein MKKWLSYMLVLGMILLLAACSTKENETSSDSTEPVKEENDENKVDYELLFHLDSIPPEVGTSISIVQDEKLYTTWADIFGFESVPPVDFETEEVLFVTGYSDGCGREIEKIEKDGDTLVIALNYPEDLRSEEDIECTEIALDNTYVVKMKKTGTTKGKLIDINRTIYEEDSTVQEKLQLMNTVIRGATNSSI from the coding sequence ATGAAGAAATGGTTAAGTTACATGTTGGTCTTGGGTATGATCTTGCTTCTTGCGGCATGTAGTACGAAAGAAAATGAAACATCCTCCGATTCAACTGAACCGGTAAAAGAGGAAAATGACGAAAATAAAGTGGACTATGAATTACTGTTTCATTTAGATTCGATACCTCCTGAGGTTGGTACGAGTATATCAATCGTGCAGGATGAAAAGCTGTATACGACTTGGGCCGATATTTTTGGTTTTGAATCGGTTCCACCTGTCGATTTTGAAACAGAGGAAGTACTGTTTGTTACAGGGTATTCGGACGGCTGTGGAAGAGAAATTGAAAAAATCGAAAAAGACGGGGATACTTTAGTCATTGCGTTAAACTATCCGGAAGATCTTCGCAGCGAGGAAGACATCGAGTGCACAGAAATTGCTCTGGACAATACGTACGTTGTCAAAATGAAAAAAACCGGTACAACAAAGGGTAAGCTGATCGATATCAATCGAACAATATATGAAGAAGATTCAACAGTTCAGGAAAAACTGCAGTTAATGAATACAGTAATACGAGGGGCTACCAATTCCTCTATATGA
- a CDS encoding amino acid permease, translating to MEQQELKRDLKNRHVQLIAIGGTIGTGLFLGSGKAISLAGPSIIFAYLIVGTALFFVMRALGELLLSKGGYASFTEFATEYLGDWAGYITGWTYWFCWIMTAMADIIAVGMYTQYWFDIPQWVPAIACLVVLLILNLLTVKLFGELEFWFALIKIITIVALIAIGIVLLIIGFETDTGKVAVSNLWEHGGLFPNGAFGFLMAFQMVVFAFVGVELVGVAAAETANPQKNIPSAINKIPVRILLFYVGALFVILTINPWDTLSAASSPFVQVFALVGIPIAAGLINFVVLTSAASAGNSGMFSTSRMLFSLSNNKQGPKAYGKLNKNAVPQNGLLFSAVVVSIGALLSYFMPDDAFSIVTTISAICFIWVWSIILISHIIYKKRHPDLHKTSIFKAPLTPFINYVILAFFLFLLVVMAISESTRTSLLLTPLWFIVLFVLYKVRKK from the coding sequence TTGGAACAACAAGAATTAAAGCGCGACCTGAAAAATCGGCACGTTCAGTTAATAGCGATTGGAGGAACAATCGGAACGGGGTTGTTTTTAGGGTCAGGTAAAGCGATCTCACTTGCAGGACCTTCTATTATCTTTGCATACTTAATCGTTGGAACCGCACTATTTTTCGTCATGCGTGCACTTGGCGAATTGCTTTTATCAAAAGGCGGCTATGCATCATTTACCGAGTTCGCCACTGAATACTTGGGGGATTGGGCAGGCTATATTACCGGCTGGACATACTGGTTCTGTTGGATTATGACGGCAATGGCAGATATTATCGCTGTCGGTATGTACACACAGTACTGGTTCGATATCCCGCAATGGGTACCGGCTATCGCATGTTTAGTAGTTTTACTTATTTTGAATTTACTGACGGTCAAACTGTTCGGAGAGCTGGAATTCTGGTTTGCGTTAATTAAAATCATCACAATTGTTGCGCTGATCGCAATTGGTATCGTGTTGCTGATCATCGGTTTTGAAACAGATACAGGCAAGGTTGCTGTATCGAATTTATGGGAGCATGGGGGATTATTCCCGAACGGTGCATTTGGCTTTTTAATGGCTTTCCAAATGGTTGTCTTTGCATTCGTCGGAGTTGAATTAGTAGGGGTAGCTGCTGCTGAAACGGCAAACCCGCAAAAAAATATCCCATCTGCCATCAATAAAATTCCGGTTCGTATACTGCTGTTTTATGTAGGAGCATTATTCGTCATTTTAACAATCAACCCTTGGGATACATTAAGCGCAGCAAGCTCACCATTTGTTCAGGTATTCGCATTGGTAGGGATTCCGATTGCAGCAGGTTTAATTAACTTCGTTGTGCTGACATCAGCTGCTTCTGCAGGAAATAGCGGAATGTTCTCAACAAGCCGCATGCTGTTCAGTTTAAGTAATAATAAACAGGGCCCGAAAGCTTACGGTAAATTAAATAAAAATGCGGTGCCGCAAAATGGTCTGTTATTTTCTGCTGTCGTAGTATCGATTGGTGCATTGCTGAGTTATTTCATGCCGGACGATGCATTCAGTATCGTGACAACAATTAGTGCGATTTGTTTTATTTGGGTTTGGAGCATTATTCTGATTTCGCATATTATTTATAAAAAGCGTCATCCGGATTTACATAAAACTTCAATTTTCAAAGCACCTTTAACACCATTCATCAACTATGTAATTTTGGCATTCTTCTTGTTTTTACTAGTTGTGATGGCAATTTCCGAGTCTACGAGAACTTCACTGCTGTTAACACCGTTATGGTTTATAGTGCTGTTTGTTCTATATAAAGTACGGAAAAAATAA
- a CDS encoding MFS transporter: protein MELKKEYFYLWFGFGASKLGSWIYLIALNLLVWHLSESPAAVAGIYIIGPIARILCSFFAGSIVDRTNKRIILIVCDAFRAGIVCLMPLLTEIWLIYCLIFLANIAVCFANPSSTFMITKIVLPNDRLRFNAINSMLGSGSFMIGPALSGAIIAMSSTATAMWVNGFMLLFSAFMMYLLPNQEIKSSTQSTVLTLAVIRNDFRTVWKFISQRKSLLKFFVLYSTALMICFSLDSQEMSFLKDFHEVTDSVYGIIVGITGIGAIVGGYLAARFVKKLSLVTYIGLGFTCTLLSYFIFYFSSNLMIAVAAFILLGLFMAFSNAGYATFYQQTVPTELMGRFGSSLGLIESVMQISLTLIIGFLAEIYTIQLTTSIFALIGVVIACIVYFHLLNNKTLFTKEELT, encoded by the coding sequence TTGGAGTTAAAAAAAGAGTATTTTTATTTGTGGTTCGGATTTGGCGCTTCCAAACTGGGCAGTTGGATTTATTTGATCGCGCTCAATCTTTTGGTCTGGCATCTGTCCGAGTCACCGGCAGCTGTTGCGGGCATCTATATTATCGGTCCGATCGCCCGTATTTTGTGCAGTTTTTTTGCAGGCTCCATCGTAGATAGAACGAATAAAAGGATTATTTTGATTGTTTGTGATGCTTTCCGCGCCGGGATCGTCTGTTTGATGCCGCTGCTTACGGAAATTTGGCTCATTTACTGTTTGATCTTTTTGGCCAATATCGCGGTCTGTTTTGCAAATCCGAGCAGCACATTTATGATAACAAAAATCGTACTGCCAAATGATCGTCTGCGTTTTAATGCGATCAACAGCATGCTCGGTTCAGGGAGCTTTATGATTGGCCCGGCTTTGAGCGGTGCCATTATCGCCATGAGCAGTACCGCTACGGCGATGTGGGTGAATGGGTTTATGCTGTTGTTCAGCGCATTTATGATGTATTTACTGCCAAATCAGGAGATCAAGTCGTCCACCCAATCAACTGTACTCACACTGGCTGTTATCCGAAATGATTTTAGGACTGTGTGGAAGTTTATCTCGCAACGGAAATCGCTGCTGAAATTTTTCGTTTTGTATTCAACAGCACTGATGATTTGCTTTTCACTCGATTCACAGGAAATGTCATTTTTAAAAGACTTTCATGAAGTGACAGATTCGGTATACGGCATCATTGTAGGGATTACAGGAATCGGGGCCATTGTCGGCGGCTATTTGGCTGCCCGCTTCGTAAAGAAGCTGTCACTCGTTACATACATCGGCCTCGGCTTTACATGTACATTACTTTCCTACTTTATATTTTACTTTTCGTCTAATCTAATGATAGCGGTCGCTGCGTTTATATTGCTCGGACTGTTTATGGCTTTCAGCAATGCGGGCTACGCGACATTTTACCAGCAGACTGTCCCGACTGAATTGATGGGGCGGTTCGGCAGTTCACTTGGACTGATCGAAAGTGTGATGCAGATTTCTTTAACATTAATCATCGGATTTTTGGCGGAAATCTACACGATTCAGCTCACAACAAGCATCTTCGCTTTAATCGGAGTTGTCATCGCATGTATCGTCTATTTCCATCTGTTAAACAACAAAACTTTATTTACAAAGGAGGAGCTCACTTGA
- a CDS encoding sugar-phosphatase produces the protein MENNELAWGKLLKYYRQKKKQKQDDVAFGICTSSYLSRIENGIVVAEHSMYKQLFENLGIDFNMLEQQLKSQTTFLEQLYEKLLSNTDFTADEIEQLTAMQNDEQPFEQQLMAKLVYARFLYSLKEDEQARTILNEIEPFVSWKKDRITQLFVAITAFGHLSFQEFEQLSIKEENNQLAQFLSNAHPFELANYHYHIAFANHRSYKLQKALEHIELAQQFFTHQYKPLFQLKLYSMKGVIFNDSHRYQEALKEFEAGLNLLANVHSIQTPMQWSSLHNNIAYCYECQENFTEASKHYETANNYDEDLHSAINWMRTCFAKKDFKQLDVLLKRYEEYQFTVPHHIYQRRLLEYAVENELTIRGLKLLEDEAFPHFSEQQYYSLILFYAPLWAQFYEQLHAYKQASHCFRQALFASEKIRQRMSS, from the coding sequence ATGGAAAACAATGAACTAGCTTGGGGAAAGCTCTTAAAATATTATCGTCAAAAAAAGAAGCAAAAACAGGATGACGTTGCTTTTGGTATCTGTACTTCTTCGTATTTAAGCCGGATTGAAAATGGAATCGTTGTCGCAGAACATTCAATGTATAAGCAACTGTTTGAAAACTTGGGCATCGACTTCAATATGCTCGAACAACAACTGAAAAGCCAAACCACTTTTTTGGAACAGCTTTACGAAAAATTATTGTCGAATACCGATTTTACTGCAGATGAAATCGAACAATTAACCGCTATGCAAAACGATGAGCAGCCATTTGAACAGCAGCTGATGGCAAAGCTTGTATATGCTCGCTTCCTTTATTCGTTAAAAGAAGATGAGCAGGCGAGAACCATACTGAATGAAATCGAACCTTTTGTCAGCTGGAAAAAGGACCGGATCACTCAACTATTTGTAGCGATTACCGCTTTCGGTCATCTTTCTTTCCAGGAATTTGAGCAGTTATCCATTAAAGAAGAGAACAATCAATTGGCGCAGTTTCTATCAAATGCCCACCCATTTGAACTGGCCAACTACCATTATCATATCGCTTTTGCGAATCATCGAAGCTACAAGTTACAAAAAGCGCTTGAACATATTGAACTGGCGCAGCAGTTTTTCACCCACCAGTATAAACCGCTGTTTCAGTTGAAGCTTTACTCCATGAAGGGTGTGATTTTCAATGATTCACACAGGTACCAGGAAGCGCTAAAGGAGTTTGAGGCAGGGCTTAATTTGCTTGCGAATGTCCATTCAATCCAAACTCCGATGCAATGGAGTTCACTGCATAACAATATCGCGTATTGTTACGAATGCCAGGAAAACTTTACAGAAGCGTCCAAACATTATGAAACGGCAAATAACTACGATGAAGACCTGCATTCAGCAATCAACTGGATGCGCACATGTTTTGCAAAGAAGGATTTCAAACAGTTGGATGTACTGTTGAAGCGCTATGAGGAATATCAATTTACTGTACCCCATCATATTTATCAGCGCAGACTACTGGAGTATGCGGTTGAAAATGAACTTACGATCCGCGGATTGAAATTGCTGGAAGATGAAGCTTTTCCACATTTCAGCGAACAGCAGTATTATTCACTGATTCTGTTCTATGCTCCATTATGGGCACAGTTTTATGAACAGCTTCATGCCTATAAACAGGCGAGCCACTGCTTCAGGCAGGCACTATTTGCAAGTGAAAAAATAAGGCAGCGAATGAGCAGCTAG
- a CDS encoding GNAT family N-acetyltransferase, whose translation MFFYEVDNEIQLKLITQNDAEEIFAFIDRSRDYLREWLGWVDNTKTVEDTRDFAAMNLGKFAKREGLDTAIFYKGQFVGKVSINTINWSLKKCEIGYFLDEEYQGEGIMTRAVKGIIDIAFNEYKLGKVEIHAAVNNTKSRHIAERLGFMHEGTIRQAEWLYDHYVDHAVYGLLKDEWVGEY comes from the coding sequence ATGTTCTTTTATGAAGTGGATAATGAAATACAATTAAAATTAATTACACAAAATGATGCAGAAGAAATCTTTGCTTTCATTGACCGTTCACGCGATTATTTACGTGAATGGCTTGGTTGGGTTGACAATACAAAAACTGTTGAGGATACACGCGATTTTGCCGCGATGAATTTAGGGAAATTTGCGAAGCGTGAAGGTCTGGATACAGCGATTTTTTATAAAGGGCAATTTGTCGGGAAAGTATCGATTAACACGATTAACTGGTCTCTGAAAAAATGCGAGATCGGCTATTTTTTAGATGAAGAATATCAAGGAGAAGGCATCATGACACGCGCTGTGAAAGGCATCATTGATATCGCCTTCAACGAATATAAGCTGGGGAAAGTCGAAATTCATGCTGCTGTGAACAATACGAAAAGTCGTCATATTGCGGAGCGCCTTGGTTTTATGCACGAAGGAACAATCCGTCAGGCGGAATGGCTGTACGACCACTATGTGGATCATGCGGTCTATGGTCTTTTAAAAGACGAATGGGTTGGAGAATATTAA
- the ltrA gene encoding group II intron reverse transcriptase/maturase, with product MKKQESINLIDRVTSHRNLWNAYKKVKGNGGAPGIDGITVDGLKAHLIKYEEPLKRKLKDGSYQPQPVKRVAIPKADGSKRYLGIPCVLDRVVQQAILQVIHPIIDPHFSDKSFGFRKGRNQHQAIALAKKYYEEGYRTVVDCDLKSYFDTIHHQRLRAYLEEFITDKIVLKLIWKFLRSGILDKDILIETTEGTPQGGPLSPILANVYLNKLDRELEKRGHRFIRYADDFVIYVKSPRAGERVMTSVKKFIEDELGLTINEKKSKVCGATAATFLGFHLQNLWGKLDTDQSSPPRNG from the coding sequence ATGAAGAAACAAGAAAGTATCAATTTAATTGACAGAGTAACGTCTCATAGAAACCTATGGAACGCATACAAGAAAGTAAAAGGGAATGGTGGAGCACCTGGAATCGATGGTATCACAGTTGATGGACTGAAAGCGCATTTAATAAAATATGAAGAACCATTGAAAAGGAAATTAAAAGATGGTTCCTATCAGCCACAACCAGTGAAGCGGGTAGCTATCCCAAAAGCGGATGGCTCCAAACGATATCTAGGTATACCATGTGTATTAGACCGAGTTGTGCAACAAGCCATTTTACAAGTAATCCATCCAATTATTGATCCACACTTTTCAGACAAAAGTTTTGGCTTTCGAAAAGGTCGAAACCAACACCAGGCAATTGCCCTCGCTAAGAAATATTACGAGGAAGGTTATCGAACAGTGGTGGACTGTGACTTGAAAAGTTACTTCGATACGATTCATCACCAGCGACTACGAGCTTATTTGGAAGAATTCATAACAGATAAAATAGTACTTAAGCTAATATGGAAATTCTTACGCTCAGGCATATTGGACAAGGATATCCTCATTGAAACGACAGAAGGTACACCTCAAGGTGGTCCACTCTCTCCTATTCTAGCAAATGTGTACTTAAACAAGCTAGATAGAGAATTAGAAAAACGAGGACATCGATTCATTCGCTATGCGGATGATTTCGTGATTTATGTGAAGTCGCCAAGAGCAGGTGAACGGGTCATGACAAGTGTGAAGAAATTTATCGAAGATGAACTGGGTCTCACAATCAATGAGAAGAAAAGTAAAGTATGTGGCGCAACAGCAGCTACATTCTTAGGATTTCATCTACAAAATCTGTGGGGAAAGTTGGATACCGACCAATCAAGTCCGCCAAGGAACGGCTAA